DNA sequence from the Mauremys mutica isolate MM-2020 ecotype Southern chromosome 9, ASM2049712v1, whole genome shotgun sequence genome:
TGGTATCAAGGGAGGGATTTGGGCAATAACATGATAGGAAAGAATGAGTGACAGTACAGAGAGGAAGCCtgcagggagaagggaagagagtAAAGCGTGTCAATCCCTCCCTCCAAAACCTAAAGGCTTATGCTGCAGTTCATCATAGACACACTGTGCTGATGCCCCAGAACGCCTGACCAGCAGCACCCCTTCCTATCCCAGGAGAGTCCTAATCCCAAGATGAACAGCTCTGCTAGTACCACTCTGGCCTGACTTGCAGCATTTTGatgttccagtcctgggctccatgTAACTCTGCCAATACTTTACAATCCCACTTTACAGCACCCCCTACTATATCAGTGGTGTAttattccctgcccccagccaattCTGCATCTCTACCTCCATCCTGACCTGTAGTTTCCCTATTCCAGGCTTTTGTATTTCCATAACAGAATCTGTTAATCATGCCAATGTGTGTGGTAGTCTTGTACCTTGGACCATAATGCACTAATGAAGAGAGAGAGCCCTAAAATCTCTCTGACATGTAACCACTTGTTTTGAACCCATCACTAAGGTGAAAGGCGAGTATACTGACCCATGGGGGCATATGCCACCCTATCTTGCATCTCCATTCACTGTTCTGTTATACACATAAGTATATGTAACAAATGTACAAGAATGTTAACCACTCTAATGCAAATCCTAATGATTATTCCTTCTTATCAAAGGGTTTATAGCCTTTGCAGTGTGTGTGCTGGTGAGCTCCATTCTCCTTATCTTCGTGGCTGGGCCCCGTTATGGGCGGAGCAACGTTCTGGTGTATGTTTTGGTCTGCTCTGCCATTGGCTCACTCTCAGTGTCCTGTGTCAAGGGCTTGGGCATCACACTGAAGGAGCTGTTTGCTGGGAAGCAGGTCCTGAAAGAACCGCTGGGCTGGATACTCCTGATTTGCCTGGTGATCTGCATCAGTGTCCAGATTAACTACCTGAACAAGGCCTTGGACATCTTCAATACGTCTGTGGTCACACCTATCTACTACGTCCTGTTTACCACAGCTGTCATGACTTGTTCCGCCATCCTCTTCAAGGAGTGGCAACACATGCTCCTACACAACATAATTGGCACTATAAGTGGCTTTCTAACCATAGTCTCTGGCATTTTCCTTCTGCATGCATTCAGAGACATCCCCTTCACCCCAGACCTGCTGCCCCTCTTCCTGAAGCAAGGAAGGGCAGACCTGCATACTTTTTGGAGGGGAGCAGAAAAACACCAGTCATGTCTACACCAGCCTCTTCTGGGCCCAGAGGACATCCACAATGGTTCTCAGAGTGTGGAGGAGGAAGGTGAACGTGTATAACAACTCATGAACCTGTTGCCTGGGAAAGCCTGGAACTTCTACCCAAGAGCTTTCTAGTCTCACTACTGAGCTCCCCTTGGTGAGTTTGCTAGATCAGACTCCACCAGCTACAGGTGTGTTATTGGGAATAAGTAAATGTCTGCTGCCTATTCTGTGAGAGTGTTCTCTGCTTCCGCTGCTGGGGACCTAAAAGGCAAGTGAAGAGACCTGATTGCAATTTCCAGCTGTTAAGAACAAAACCTGGAAAAGATCCCTACCAACACTGTAACTTGAGTTTCCTTTGTAAGAACATGCTGCAGCTGCTATCAGGCCACAGACTTACGTGGGAAGAGACCCAGCAGTAACACCACACTAATCCTTACTGAATGGAAGGACCACTCAGTGTAGGTGGCCTTAAagcaaagctttttaaaaatatttttatttaaagatttaCAAAACATTCTAGCCATGTGCTGAGATCCTTATATGTTGTCCCTGCCCGTACAGCAACAAGGGATAATGTGTTTTAAGATGATGTGCATAGCATGTTATTTCATAACCTCATCTGTACTTTGCTCTCTGTCAGGTGCCAGCTCTGCTCACTCAGAGGTTACTGACCCAAAGCTAAAAGCAGAACtagatttccaaacctgatgacTCTTGAATGTTGTTGCTGCCACTAAATGATGTGGGTTTTTTGGATCAGATTTCATTGTGGAGTGTGATCCCTTCACCCCAGCACTTATCTTGTCCGGTGGGAGGCATTATAAACCTGTTTTTGGTAATCACCTAAAACCCATTTGCTCAGTTACCAAGAGTGCCCCACAAAGCATTATAGCTGATTGCCACAGAAGCAGCACAGTGCACAAAATGAGTACTGCTTGGGAGAGACTAACAATAGGGACAGGTATGAAAGCCTGAAACTAACCGGAAGGAGAGTTCAAGAGTTTCTCATAGATTTGCTTATTGCAAGGATGGTTGTGACTTTGCTACTGGTTTTAGTGCCTGAAAGATGAGTCTATTCTGTTCTCTCATCTTTGTGTTTGCTCTCAGAAAAGCCCCACTGTTattctaaggatatgtctaccctGCACAGTATAGATACTCCTGCTTGTGCTGGAGCAGgagctctgaaacctggcaggagtgggggggagtcTTGGAGCCCAGCTGGGAATGTCCATaatgctatttttagccttgGAGCTTGAGTCAGTTGATCCAGGCTCTGGGACtcttgggtttttctttgcagtgcacACATACTCTGTAGTGTGAATTTACATACAAGAATCAGAAAGCTGTTATTTAGAGGTTAGCTCTGTCCTAGGATTGGCTGGAGAGAATAAGAAAGTTGACTTGTCTCATTGGTCCAGTAAGTCACTTGTTCTCTGGAGGATACCAGTTGTGGGAGACTGCAGTGGAAACTAGCCCAAGTACCAGCTCATATAGCCAAGCAATGGCTCAGAAAAATCACTGTAGACAACTGCTACAAAAGGTGAAGGCCAGCTATGGCACTTCTCCCCTGGGTAGGTAATACACAGACAACTTACATCAGTAAGCACTGTCACCTGATGAGGCATATTAAAGTATTGCTTTATTAGCTTCCACTGTAGAACTCAGAAGTAGCAGTCACAACCATGCTCAGGAAACAGGCAGgaccatgatttcaataatttatTTGGGGTTTCCAGGGAAAGGTAATAGCACAACTAAGCTTTTCAGTTGCTGATTTTTCAGCAACCTGTATAAGAGGAGATGGAAGGTCTATTTCCTGTGGGAAAAGATGTTTGGTTCAGAAACCCCAACTAGAATCACTCCTCTTGTTGGGTGAATCTCTACAAAGGCACAGAGGATCAAATGGTCATGAGAACAAATTTCCTTCTTACGAGAGGTAGTAGTCTGGTTAGATGAGAGAGGTTTTTGCCTAAGGAAATCTGCACCATTTTATCTGCT
Encoded proteins:
- the LOC123376921 gene encoding magnesium transporter NIPA2-like isoform X2, which codes for MEGVSGRYDFYIGLGLALSSSIFIGGSFILKKKGLLKLASRGSIRAGQGGHAYLREWLWWAGLLSMGVGEAANFAAYAFAPATLVTPLGALSVLVSAVLSSYFLNEHLNVHGKIGCILSVLGSTVMVIHAPQGEEVSSLESMAEKLKDPGFIAFAVCVLVSSILLIFVAGPRYGRSNVLVYVLVCSAIGSLSVSCVKGLGITLKELFAGKQVLKEPLGWILLICLVICISVQINYLNKALDIFNTSVVTPIYYVLFTTAVMTCSAILFKEWQHMLLHNIIGTISGFLTIVSGIFLLHAFRDIPFTPDLLPLFLKQGRADLHTFWRGAEKHQSCLHQPLLGPEDIHNGSQSVEEEGERV
- the LOC123376921 gene encoding magnesium transporter NIPA2-like isoform X1; protein product: MIITETLQGAVMEGVSGRYDFYIGLGLALSSSIFIGGSFILKKKGLLKLASRGSIRAGQGGHAYLREWLWWAGLLSMGVGEAANFAAYAFAPATLVTPLGALSVLVSAVLSSYFLNEHLNVHGKIGCILSVLGSTVMVIHAPQGEEVSSLESMAEKLKDPGFIAFAVCVLVSSILLIFVAGPRYGRSNVLVYVLVCSAIGSLSVSCVKGLGITLKELFAGKQVLKEPLGWILLICLVICISVQINYLNKALDIFNTSVVTPIYYVLFTTAVMTCSAILFKEWQHMLLHNIIGTISGFLTIVSGIFLLHAFRDIPFTPDLLPLFLKQGRADLHTFWRGAEKHQSCLHQPLLGPEDIHNGSQSVEEEGERV